One segment of Anatilimnocola aggregata DNA contains the following:
- a CDS encoding BON domain-containing protein, producing the protein MNPVLDLPLPFASVDADVAKNIGLYLRGIRGGFQRIGVSATGGTVKLSGLVGSFYLRQLAVETTKHVAGVRRVLDDLEVDPE; encoded by the coding sequence ATGAACCCCGTTCTAGACCTTCCTCTTCCGTTTGCCTCGGTAGACGCTGACGTAGCAAAAAATATCGGGCTCTACCTGCGTGGGATTCGCGGTGGTTTTCAACGCATCGGCGTCTCCGCTACTGGCGGAACTGTCAAGCTATCCGGGTTAGTTGGTTCATTTTATCTGCGTCAGCTGGCAGTTGAGACCACGAAACATGTGGCTGGTGTTCGGCGTGTTCTCGATGACTTAGAGGTTGATCCAGAGTAG
- a CDS encoding DUF2997 domain-containing protein, with the protein MSKTIEVIVAPDGKVTVQTKGFAGTGCKAASEALEKALGLKQSEQLTAEFFSQPITHQQATEGRA; encoded by the coding sequence TTGAGCAAGACAATTGAAGTTATCGTCGCCCCTGACGGTAAAGTGACTGTGCAAACCAAAGGTTTCGCCGGCACCGGATGTAAAGCTGCGTCTGAAGCGTTGGAGAAGGCTCTTGGTCTGAAACAATCTGAGCAGCTGACTGCCGAGTTCTTCTCGCAGCCAATCACGCATCAGCAAGCCACGGAGGGCCGAGCATGA
- a CDS encoding DUF1257 domain-containing protein: MAVSASQSPDGRVYLWPLLPHQGDLAISHIVQIKSEVRDAAAVNAACKRLGLAPPVNGQHKLFTSSAAGLGIKLPGWTYPVVCDLSTGQVAFDNYVGRWGEQSKLDALLQMYAVEKAKIEARKKGYTVSEQFLASGEIKLTIHVSGGAA, translated from the coding sequence GTGGCCGTTTCTGCGTCACAATCTCCTGATGGCCGCGTCTATCTCTGGCCACTTCTTCCGCATCAAGGAGATCTCGCAATTAGCCACATCGTTCAAATCAAGTCAGAAGTTCGGGACGCTGCTGCGGTCAACGCCGCGTGTAAGCGTCTCGGCCTCGCCCCACCAGTGAACGGCCAACATAAGCTGTTCACGAGCTCTGCTGCTGGCCTCGGCATCAAGTTGCCGGGCTGGACTTACCCGGTCGTGTGCGACCTCTCTACTGGGCAGGTTGCCTTCGATAATTACGTCGGCCGCTGGGGTGAACAAAGCAAGTTGGACGCCCTGCTTCAGATGTATGCCGTAGAAAAGGCAAAGATCGAAGCCAGAAAGAAGGGCTACACGGTTTCCGAGCAATTTCTGGCCAGCGGCGAAATCAAGCTCACAATCCACGTCAGCGGAGGTGCCGCTTGA
- a CDS encoding P-loop NTPase family protein, with the protein MVCATLGQRRPIVVINRYKHNNGGIHVDRIRELLPGCELHTLANDPTVSNSMNCGKALSLSSRDSAVLADIDALIVKLEPTIQPASKNTSLLDRLGRALSFT; encoded by the coding sequence ATGGTGTGTGCAACATTAGGACAGCGTCGTCCGATCGTCGTCATCAATCGTTACAAGCACAACAATGGCGGCATTCACGTCGATCGAATTCGCGAGTTGCTGCCAGGGTGCGAGCTTCATACGTTGGCCAACGACCCAACCGTGAGCAACTCGATGAACTGCGGCAAGGCTTTGTCGTTGTCATCTCGCGATAGTGCGGTTTTGGCCGACATCGATGCCCTCATTGTGAAACTAGAGCCGACCATTCAGCCAGCCAGTAAGAACACATCACTCTTGGATCGGTTAGGCCGCGCCTTGTCATTTACCTAA
- a CDS encoding neutral/alkaline non-lysosomal ceramidase N-terminal domain-containing protein, producing MISPNSRRGFLNQVLSATAVASAISTSGGLPAMALAEGVEETTWKAGVAKSVITPEKAVWLAGYGTKRVPAGKLHDLWMKALALEDARGHRAVLITSDFQGVPKGMSDRAFEQIKKEFGLDREQVMFTFSHNHCGPRLGDDLVDYYPVEPEQVELVNEYTSLMVKNVVALVGEALGKLKPAKLQTGEGRATFAVNRRNNREAEVPALIAQGTPLVGPVDHSVPVMTVTGASGHIEAILFGYACHPTTLNFLKWCGDYPGFAQLEIEANHPGATAMFVNTCGGDQNPLPRRSVELCQKYGHLLAVGVEEALKLPLKSVSPKLRTAFELIDLPYLKAVSREDLHPLLQDGNAIRARWAARMLQKLDGGEKFATTYPYPIHAWQLGSEMLVIGQGAETVVDYALRFKREFGPGTWVCGYTDDMISYIPSRRVWEEGGYEGGANLYEYGRPAFRWAGDVEDRIVASVRKLVKQVRP from the coding sequence ATGATTTCGCCCAACTCGCGCCGCGGCTTTCTCAATCAAGTACTCAGCGCCACGGCTGTGGCATCAGCAATCTCAACCTCCGGCGGGCTGCCGGCGATGGCCCTAGCCGAAGGAGTCGAGGAAACAACTTGGAAGGCTGGAGTCGCAAAATCTGTCATCACGCCGGAAAAGGCCGTCTGGCTTGCCGGCTATGGAACGAAGCGAGTGCCCGCTGGCAAGTTGCACGACCTGTGGATGAAAGCCCTCGCGCTTGAAGATGCTCGTGGTCATCGCGCGGTACTCATCACCAGCGATTTTCAGGGCGTGCCCAAAGGAATGAGTGATCGGGCTTTTGAGCAAATCAAGAAGGAGTTCGGCTTGGATCGCGAACAGGTGATGTTCACGTTCTCGCACAATCACTGCGGCCCGCGACTCGGCGACGATTTGGTGGACTATTACCCGGTCGAACCTGAGCAAGTCGAACTAGTCAATGAATACACCTCGCTGATGGTGAAAAATGTCGTCGCCCTGGTGGGCGAGGCGCTGGGCAAGCTGAAACCCGCCAAGCTGCAGACTGGAGAGGGGCGGGCCACTTTTGCCGTGAACAGGCGGAACAACCGCGAAGCAGAAGTGCCGGCCCTCATTGCCCAAGGCACACCGCTCGTAGGTCCGGTCGATCACAGCGTGCCCGTGATGACCGTGACGGGCGCCAGCGGCCACATCGAGGCAATCCTCTTTGGCTATGCTTGCCATCCGACGACTTTGAACTTTCTGAAATGGTGCGGAGACTATCCAGGCTTTGCTCAGCTCGAAATCGAAGCGAATCATCCGGGTGCGACGGCGATGTTCGTGAATACTTGTGGAGGCGATCAGAATCCTCTGCCCCGCCGCAGCGTCGAACTGTGCCAGAAGTATGGTCACCTGTTAGCAGTGGGAGTCGAAGAGGCATTGAAGTTGCCGCTTAAGTCCGTTTCGCCCAAGCTGCGCACGGCCTTCGAGCTGATTGACTTGCCGTATCTAAAGGCCGTCTCACGCGAGGATTTGCATCCGCTGCTCCAAGATGGCAATGCCATCCGCGCCCGTTGGGCGGCCAGAATGCTGCAGAAGCTAGATGGTGGCGAGAAGTTTGCGACGACCTATCCTTACCCAATTCATGCCTGGCAACTCGGTAGCGAAATGCTCGTGATTGGGCAGGGAGCAGAAACCGTTGTCGACTATGCCCTCCGTTTTAAGCGGGAGTTTGGCCCCGGGACTTGGGTCTGCGGTTATACCGACGACATGATTTCCTACATTCCGTCTCGCCGCGTTTGGGAAGAAGGGGGCTACGAAGGCGGCGCGAATCTGTATGAATACGGACGCCCCGCTTTTCGCTGGGCCGGAGATGTCGAAGACCGGATCGTGGCCTCGGTACGCAAGCTGGTGAAGCAAGTTCGGCCGTAA
- the istA gene encoding IS21 family transposase — protein MLRDMHNWTEIRRLVLTEKKSKRAVCREFSLHWQTLEKILQHPEPPGYRQRLPRERPKLDPFLPIIHEILEQDKTAPRKQRHTTKRIFDRLRAEHGYTGGITVVGEVVREWRTTTAEVFLPLSHQPGEAQFDFGEAEVVLQGMPTKVAYCVMSLPYSDAFFVQVFPRECTETFQAGHQRAFEFFGGVPRRISYDNSRIAVARFVGKRGDTPTREFLRLQSHYLFEHHFCLVRRPMEKGHTENLIGFARRNFLVPVPRTGSLEVLNAELERQCCEDLERQLRGQPANKATLLAEEQAALLPLPKSGFEARRVEPAQANSLSLVRFDGNDYSVPTQYAHQKVTAIGGLEEVRLVVNDKLVAQHPRDWSKEQVHYNPLHYLALLERKPGGLDFAKPLENWGLPDCFDLLRRRLEADGGAHGRREFIKTLRLLETISLAALTAAIERALEIDVLAVDAIRLLVQQGLEEPTRWFRLDNHPHLQSHSIPPPNLLSYRELTCALTTGGVL, from the coding sequence ATGCTGCGAGATATGCATAACTGGACCGAAATCCGTCGTCTTGTCCTGACCGAGAAGAAATCCAAACGAGCGGTTTGCAGGGAATTTTCCCTTCACTGGCAGACCCTCGAAAAGATCCTGCAGCACCCTGAGCCGCCCGGTTATCGACAACGTCTGCCCCGGGAGCGGCCCAAACTCGATCCGTTCCTGCCGATCATCCACGAGATCCTGGAGCAGGACAAAACGGCGCCCCGCAAGCAGCGCCACACCACTAAACGGATCTTCGACCGCCTGCGTGCCGAGCATGGCTACACCGGCGGGATCACGGTGGTCGGCGAGGTCGTGCGGGAGTGGCGAACGACCACGGCGGAGGTGTTCTTACCCTTGTCGCATCAACCGGGCGAAGCCCAGTTCGACTTCGGCGAAGCGGAGGTGGTGCTGCAAGGCATGCCGACGAAAGTCGCGTACTGCGTCATGTCGTTGCCGTACAGCGACGCGTTCTTCGTGCAGGTCTTTCCTCGCGAATGCACCGAGACGTTTCAAGCGGGCCATCAGCGGGCCTTTGAGTTCTTCGGCGGCGTGCCCCGCCGGATCAGCTACGACAACAGCCGGATTGCTGTGGCCCGGTTCGTGGGGAAACGGGGTGACACGCCGACGCGTGAGTTCCTACGGCTGCAGAGTCATTATCTGTTTGAGCATCACTTCTGCCTGGTGCGACGGCCGATGGAGAAGGGGCATACGGAGAACCTCATCGGTTTCGCGCGGCGGAACTTCCTGGTGCCGGTACCACGGACCGGCAGCCTGGAAGTGCTGAATGCCGAACTCGAGCGGCAGTGCTGTGAAGATCTGGAACGCCAGTTACGCGGACAACCGGCGAACAAAGCCACGTTGTTGGCAGAGGAGCAGGCTGCGTTGTTGCCGCTGCCGAAGTCGGGCTTTGAAGCGCGGCGAGTCGAACCGGCCCAGGCCAACTCTCTTTCCTTGGTTCGCTTCGACGGCAACGATTACTCGGTGCCGACGCAGTATGCTCATCAGAAAGTGACCGCAATTGGCGGCCTGGAGGAAGTTCGGCTGGTCGTTAACGACAAGTTGGTTGCCCAGCATCCACGCGACTGGTCGAAGGAGCAGGTCCATTACAACCCGCTGCATTACCTGGCACTCTTGGAGCGGAAGCCAGGGGGCTTGGACTTCGCGAAACCCCTGGAAAACTGGGGCTTGCCGGACTGTTTCGATCTCCTCCGGCGGCGTCTGGAAGCAGATGGCGGCGCACACGGCCGCCGGGAGTTCATCAAAACCTTGCGGCTGCTGGAGACTATCTCGCTGGCTGCATTAACTGCGGCGATTGAGCGGGCACTGGAGATCGACGTTCTGGCCGTCGATGCGATTCGGCTGCTCGTGCAGCAGGGACTGGAAGAGCCGACGCGGTGGTTTCGGCTGGACAATCATCCGCATCTGCAGTCGCACTCGATCCCTCCTCCCAATCTCCTGTCTTACCGTGAACTGACCTGCGCGCTGACGACGGGAGGTGTGTTATGA
- a CDS encoding response regulator codes for MCDSLLIVDDDPDQLDILSRIFPRSDYHVVAVNHPRRALEAASSQQFQVALLDLSLPDMDGMELMQRLQRTQDSLQVIILSGYDYPSSNAKADGAFAVLTKPCSLALLKATVTRALERKVVVSMS; via the coding sequence ATGTGCGACTCGTTACTCATCGTGGACGACGATCCTGACCAACTCGATATATTGTCGCGGATCTTTCCGCGAAGTGACTATCACGTAGTTGCCGTAAACCATCCGCGTAGAGCACTGGAGGCTGCCAGTAGCCAGCAGTTCCAAGTCGCACTGCTAGACCTAAGCCTTCCGGACATGGATGGCATGGAACTGATGCAGCGACTGCAACGGACCCAGGATAGTCTGCAAGTCATCATTTTGTCTGGTTACGACTATCCGTCCTCGAATGCCAAGGCGGACGGTGCATTTGCAGTTCTCACGAAGCCTTGCAGCCTAGCGTTGCTGAAGGCTACGGTGACGAGGGCCTTAGAGCGTAAGGTGGTGGTCTCAATGTCGTGA
- a CDS encoding Kelch repeat-containing protein yields MARTFLPIVCLLAYTSSVSGAEPLSWVKVTDRAGWQPRDSQGEVVFKDQLWLLGGWFNSFAEPPRDVWSSTDGKNWKLVAKDAPWKHSDLPMTLVFGDRMWFMGGWHNGRLPGHSASSQVWSSADGIQWEQATEAAGWTPRIAAASVVFQGKMWILGGTENYYFGDDKSLKNDVWYSTNGKDWKQATADAGWSPRAYHQAVVLGNKMYVFGGGNYVPKYHATNDVWSSEDGIKWTKVTEAAEWSPRLWFSTAVYRDHMWVLGGWSNNPSKNWGDAWYSRDGQVWKELKTEAKWKERHEHSAYVFQDKLWVAGGHAQPLSSEVWSLELPRNWSGE; encoded by the coding sequence ATGGCGCGAACGTTTCTGCCGATTGTTTGTTTGCTGGCCTATACGTCGTCAGTCAGCGGCGCTGAACCACTGTCTTGGGTCAAGGTCACCGATCGCGCGGGCTGGCAACCTCGTGATTCTCAGGGCGAAGTTGTTTTCAAAGATCAGTTGTGGCTGCTCGGTGGCTGGTTCAATTCGTTCGCCGAGCCGCCGCGGGATGTGTGGAGTTCGACCGACGGCAAAAACTGGAAGCTCGTCGCGAAAGATGCACCATGGAAACATAGCGACCTGCCGATGACGCTGGTGTTCGGCGATCGCATGTGGTTCATGGGTGGCTGGCACAATGGACGCTTGCCTGGCCATTCGGCCAGCAGTCAAGTCTGGTCTTCGGCCGACGGCATCCAGTGGGAACAAGCGACAGAAGCTGCGGGGTGGACTCCGCGAATTGCGGCTGCTTCCGTCGTGTTTCAAGGGAAGATGTGGATTCTCGGCGGCACGGAGAATTACTACTTTGGCGATGACAAGAGCTTGAAGAACGACGTCTGGTATTCGACGAATGGCAAGGACTGGAAGCAGGCGACAGCCGATGCGGGCTGGTCACCGCGGGCCTATCACCAGGCTGTGGTACTGGGGAACAAGATGTATGTCTTCGGCGGTGGCAATTACGTTCCCAAGTATCACGCTACGAACGACGTGTGGTCTTCCGAGGATGGAATCAAATGGACAAAAGTTACCGAGGCAGCCGAGTGGTCGCCGCGGCTTTGGTTTTCGACCGCCGTCTATCGCGATCACATGTGGGTGCTGGGTGGTTGGTCGAACAATCCCAGTAAGAACTGGGGCGACGCCTGGTATTCGCGCGATGGCCAAGTCTGGAAAGAACTGAAGACCGAGGCCAAGTGGAAGGAACGGCACGAACATAGCGCCTATGTGTTTCAAGACAAGCTGTGGGTTGCTGGTGGTCATGCCCAGCCGCTGAGTAGTGAGGTCTGGTCACTCGAATTGCCCCGCAATTGGTCGGGAGAGTAG
- the istB gene encoding IS21-like element helper ATPase IstB — MKSLETKSTVLLKHHLKALRLPSFLEGCEKTAQRCATENVDHLGFLLQLCELELLNREKRASERRLKSARFPNLKSPGDFDFAAQPSLNRVLVAELLRCEFVERRESVIFLGHPGTGKTHLAIALGIAACQRGKRVRFCRVTELITQLMEAREERTLLRMKSSLAKFDLLILDELGYVPASKLGAELLFEVISSAYERQSLIVTTNLPFEQWTEVLGSERLTGAVLDRLTHRCHILESTGESYRLQDARRRRKGSRPKPATSSLSPADETAES, encoded by the coding sequence ATGAAATCTCTCGAAACCAAAAGCACGGTGCTGCTCAAGCATCACTTGAAGGCCCTACGGTTGCCGTCGTTCCTGGAGGGCTGCGAGAAAACGGCCCAGCGGTGTGCGACGGAGAACGTCGATCATCTGGGCTTTCTGCTGCAACTGTGTGAGCTGGAGTTACTCAACCGTGAGAAGCGTGCCAGCGAGCGGCGGCTCAAGTCAGCGCGCTTTCCCAACCTGAAATCGCCTGGTGATTTCGACTTCGCCGCCCAGCCCTCGCTCAATCGCGTGCTGGTGGCAGAACTACTGCGGTGCGAGTTCGTGGAACGCCGCGAGTCGGTGATCTTTCTCGGGCATCCGGGCACGGGGAAGACGCACCTGGCCATCGCGCTTGGCATTGCCGCCTGTCAGCGGGGCAAACGGGTCCGCTTCTGCCGCGTGACGGAACTGATCACGCAACTTATGGAAGCCCGAGAAGAACGGACGCTGCTGCGGATGAAGTCGTCACTAGCCAAGTTCGATCTGCTGATCCTCGATGAGCTGGGTTACGTCCCCGCCAGTAAGCTGGGCGCGGAGTTGCTCTTCGAGGTCATCAGTAGCGCTTACGAACGCCAATCGTTGATCGTGACCACCAATCTGCCGTTCGAGCAATGGACCGAAGTCCTGGGCAGCGAGCGCCTGACCGGCGCCGTGCTCGATCGGCTGACACACCGCTGCCACATCCTCGAATCGACCGGCGAAAGTTATCGCTTGCAAGACGCGCGGCGCCGCCGCAAAGGATCGCGCCCGAAACCGGCGACCTCATCCTTGTCACCCGCCGATGAAACGGCAGAATCCTAG
- a CDS encoding alpha/beta hydrolase family protein, whose protein sequence is MPVVSHHSAALFACLIVTLCVSTASAAEPVDVVFNAKHDGTVQRYVVILPDDFDVEKPQSVLIALHGHGSDRWQFVKDGRGECKAARDAASKHKLIFVSPDYRAKTSWMGPAAEADVVQIIEELKAKCRVNKVIVSGGSMGGTAALTFAALHPDLVDGVVSMNGTANLVEYDQFQGAIAASFGGTKAEKPDEYKKRSAELHLDRLTMPVACTTGGKDRAVPPDSVLRMAEALKAKERPVKLIHRPEGGHSTNYADATEAFEFVVAEVVKAK, encoded by the coding sequence ATGCCCGTCGTAAGCCATCATTCCGCCGCGTTGTTTGCCTGTCTGATTGTAACCCTCTGCGTTTCTACCGCATCCGCAGCGGAACCAGTCGATGTCGTCTTCAATGCGAAACATGACGGCACAGTTCAGCGGTACGTCGTGATCCTGCCGGACGACTTCGATGTGGAGAAGCCGCAATCAGTGCTGATCGCTCTTCACGGCCACGGCTCTGATCGCTGGCAGTTCGTGAAGGACGGCCGGGGTGAGTGCAAAGCTGCTCGCGACGCTGCCTCAAAGCACAAGTTGATCTTCGTCTCACCGGACTACCGGGCGAAGACCTCGTGGATGGGCCCAGCCGCAGAGGCCGATGTCGTTCAGATAATCGAAGAGCTGAAGGCGAAGTGCCGCGTGAACAAGGTGATCGTCAGCGGCGGCTCGATGGGTGGCACAGCTGCACTTACCTTTGCCGCACTACATCCTGATCTGGTTGATGGAGTTGTTTCGATGAACGGCACCGCTAACCTCGTGGAGTACGACCAGTTTCAAGGTGCAATTGCCGCATCATTTGGCGGGACCAAAGCGGAGAAGCCTGACGAGTACAAGAAACGATCCGCTGAACTGCACCTTGATCGCCTGACCATGCCGGTTGCCTGCACTACGGGCGGCAAAGATCGTGCGGTTCCTCCGGATAGCGTGCTTCGCATGGCTGAAGCCCTGAAGGCAAAGGAGCGTCCGGTGAAGCTCATCCATCGACCTGAGGGCGGTCACTCGACGAACTACGCGGATGCGACAGAAGCGTTCGAGTTCGTGGTCGCGGAGGTGGTGAAAGCGAAGTGA
- a CDS encoding response regulator yields MTLNVIRLLHVEDDRIQQAWIARQLATMHDYRFETARAASEDEAIRLFIAGSFELVILDFNLTQGNGVNCLSRIRQYDSLVPIIAVSGTATNEIAALLITAGADDYLAKQALDSRILSQSVRNVLTRAQAFQSRFAALRN; encoded by the coding sequence ATGACTCTGAATGTTATTCGCTTGTTGCACGTAGAAGACGATCGCATCCAACAAGCCTGGATTGCTCGTCAATTGGCGACGATGCACGATTATCGATTCGAGACCGCCCGAGCTGCTTCCGAAGACGAGGCGATACGGCTCTTTATCGCAGGGAGCTTTGAATTGGTGATCCTGGACTTTAATCTCACGCAAGGGAATGGAGTGAACTGCCTCAGCCGCATCCGTCAGTATGATTCACTCGTGCCCATTATCGCGGTCTCTGGCACGGCGACGAACGAAATTGCTGCCCTGCTGATTACGGCCGGAGCGGACGACTATCTCGCAAAGCAAGCCTTGGATAGTCGAATACTCAGCCAAAGCGTGCGCAACGTGCTCACTCGAGCACAGGCGTTTCAGTCTCGCTTTGCGGCACTCAGGAATTGA